One Paraburkholderia phytofirmans OLGA172 genomic window carries:
- a CDS encoding SDR family oxidoreductase has protein sequence MRLTGKTAIVTGGGSGFGEGIAKTYAREGANVVINDLNGAAAERVASEIALAGGKAIAVAGNVTQREDWQALREAALEDFGSVQIVVNNAGTTHRNKPVLDVTEAEFDRVYAVNVKSIYWSVQEFVPYFRQQGGGAFINIASTAGVRPRPGLVWYNGSKGAVIIASKSLAVELGPDRIRVNCVNPVMGETALLSEFMGVEDTPENRKRFLAGIPLGRFSTPQDIANAALYLASDEAEFITGVCLEVDGGRCV, from the coding sequence ATGCGGTTGACAGGTAAAACGGCCATCGTCACAGGTGGCGGCTCGGGTTTCGGCGAAGGCATCGCGAAGACCTACGCGCGCGAAGGAGCGAATGTGGTGATCAACGATCTGAACGGCGCGGCGGCCGAACGTGTGGCGAGCGAAATCGCGCTCGCCGGCGGCAAGGCGATCGCCGTAGCCGGCAACGTCACCCAACGCGAGGATTGGCAGGCCCTGCGCGAGGCCGCGCTCGAAGACTTCGGCAGCGTGCAGATCGTCGTCAACAATGCCGGCACGACCCATCGCAACAAGCCGGTACTCGACGTGACGGAAGCCGAGTTCGACCGTGTCTATGCGGTGAATGTCAAAAGCATCTACTGGAGCGTGCAGGAATTCGTGCCGTATTTCCGCCAGCAAGGCGGCGGCGCTTTCATCAATATCGCGTCGACGGCCGGTGTGCGGCCGCGGCCGGGGCTCGTCTGGTACAACGGCAGCAAGGGCGCGGTGATCATCGCCAGCAAGTCGCTCGCCGTCGAGCTGGGTCCGGACCGCATTCGGGTGAACTGTGTGAACCCGGTGATGGGCGAGACGGCGCTGCTGTCGGAATTCATGGGTGTCGAAGATACGCCGGAGAACCGCAAGCGCTTTCTCGCCGGCATCCCGCTCGGCCGGTTTTCGACGCCGCAGGATATCGCCAACGCGGCGCTGTATCTCGCCTCGGACGAGGCCGAGTTCATCACCGGTGTGTGTCTCGAAGTGGACGGCGGGCGCTGCGTGTAA
- a CDS encoding aldehyde dehydrogenase family protein: protein MEEARHFINGEWVAASGGETIAVLDPSDGQPFTQLARGTAADIDAAVHAARRAFEGAWGEASAAERGRVLYRLSMLVAARQEELAQLEARDTGKPLKQARADSAALARYFEFYAGAADKLHGETLPYQAGYTVLTIREPHGVTGHIVPWNYPMQIFGRSVGAALATGNACVVKPAEDACLSVLRVAELAAEAGLPAGALNLVTGFGHEAGAALARHPGIDHISFTGSPETGKLVTQMAAENHVPVTLELGGKSPQIVFADADLDAALPVLVSAIVQNAGQTCSAGSRVLIDRAIYEPLLERLSSAFHALRVGPSHADLDCGPLINAKQQQRVWDFLSDAQHDGIPMAAHGEVIPEAPESGFYQAPTLLRDVPASHRLARDEVFGPVLAAMSFTDEDEALSLANGTQYGLVAGIWTRDGARQMRLARRLRSGQVFINNYGAGGGVELPFGGVKHSGHGREKGFEALYGFTVLKTIAIRHG from the coding sequence ATGGAAGAAGCCCGACACTTCATCAACGGTGAATGGGTTGCCGCATCGGGCGGCGAGACCATCGCCGTGCTCGACCCCTCGGACGGCCAGCCGTTCACTCAACTGGCCCGCGGCACCGCAGCGGATATCGACGCCGCGGTCCACGCCGCCCGGCGCGCCTTTGAAGGCGCGTGGGGCGAGGCAAGCGCCGCCGAACGCGGCCGCGTGCTGTACCGGCTCTCTATGCTGGTGGCCGCACGTCAGGAAGAACTCGCCCAACTGGAGGCCCGCGATACCGGCAAGCCGCTCAAGCAGGCGCGTGCCGATTCGGCCGCCCTCGCCCGCTATTTCGAGTTTTATGCCGGCGCGGCGGACAAGCTGCACGGCGAAACGCTCCCCTATCAGGCTGGCTACACGGTGCTGACGATCCGCGAGCCGCACGGCGTGACCGGCCATATCGTGCCGTGGAACTACCCGATGCAGATTTTCGGCCGCAGCGTCGGCGCGGCGCTCGCCACCGGCAATGCGTGCGTCGTCAAGCCGGCGGAAGACGCGTGCCTGTCGGTGTTGCGCGTTGCCGAACTGGCGGCGGAGGCGGGTTTGCCGGCGGGCGCGCTGAATCTCGTCACGGGTTTTGGACATGAAGCGGGCGCGGCACTCGCGCGTCATCCCGGCATCGATCACATTTCCTTCACCGGCTCGCCCGAAACCGGCAAGCTCGTGACGCAAATGGCCGCCGAGAACCACGTGCCGGTCACGCTCGAACTCGGCGGCAAATCGCCGCAAATCGTTTTCGCCGACGCGGATCTTGACGCGGCCTTGCCCGTGCTGGTGTCGGCGATCGTGCAGAACGCCGGGCAAACCTGCTCGGCGGGCAGCCGTGTGCTGATCGACCGGGCAATTTACGAGCCGCTGCTCGAGCGGCTGAGCAGCGCGTTCCACGCGCTGCGGGTCGGACCGTCGCATGCCGATCTCGACTGTGGTCCACTGATCAACGCGAAGCAGCAACAGCGCGTGTGGGACTTCCTCTCCGACGCGCAACACGACGGCATTCCGATGGCAGCACACGGCGAGGTGATTCCCGAAGCGCCGGAAAGCGGCTTCTATCAAGCGCCCACGCTGCTGCGCGACGTGCCCGCAAGCCATCGCCTCGCGCGCGACGAAGTGTTCGGCCCGGTCCTCGCCGCTATGTCGTTCACCGACGAAGACGAAGCGCTTTCGCTCGCCAACGGCACGCAGTACGGCCTCGTCGCGGGCATCTGGACGCGCGACGGCGCCCGGCAGATGCGCCTCGCGCGGCGCCTGCGCTCCGGTCAGGTATTCATCAACAACTACGGCGCGGGTGGCGGCGTCGAATTGCCGTTCGGCGGCGTGAAGCATTCAGGCCATGGACGTGAAAAGGGCTTCGAAGCGCTGTATGGCTTCACGGTGCTGAAGACCATCGCCATTCGTCACGGTTAG
- the ppa gene encoding inorganic diphosphatase, giving the protein MSFNHVPAGKDLPQDFNVIIEIPAQSDPVKYEADKETGLLHVDRFIGTGMRYPANYGYIPQTLSGDGDPVDVLVITPFPLLAGSVVRARALGMLQMTDESGVDAKLVAVAHDKVCPMTADLKSIDDVPAYLKDQIKHFFEQYKALEKGKWVKVEGWAGIEAAHKEISEGVANYKK; this is encoded by the coding sequence ATGAGCTTCAATCACGTCCCCGCAGGCAAAGACCTTCCGCAAGATTTCAACGTCATCATCGAAATCCCGGCGCAAAGCGATCCGGTGAAGTACGAGGCTGACAAGGAAACGGGCCTGCTCCACGTCGACCGTTTCATCGGCACGGGCATGCGCTATCCGGCGAATTACGGCTACATTCCGCAAACGCTGTCGGGCGACGGCGACCCGGTCGACGTGCTGGTGATCACGCCGTTCCCGCTGCTGGCTGGCTCGGTGGTCCGCGCCCGCGCCCTCGGCATGCTGCAAATGACTGACGAATCGGGCGTCGACGCCAAGCTGGTCGCCGTCGCGCACGACAAGGTCTGCCCGATGACCGCTGATCTCAAGTCGATCGACGACGTTCCGGCGTACCTGAAAGACCAGATCAAGCATTTCTTCGAGCAATACAAGGCGCTGGAGAAGGGCAAGTGGGTGAAGGTCGAAGGCTGGGCGGGCATTGAAGCCGCTCACAAGGAAATCAGCGAAGGCGTGGCGAACTACAAGAAGTAA
- a CDS encoding FUSC family protein: MLNRKSNPSSPRGSSRLVASLYALVTAIYRGRPVWMVSFSTSEANLSEGLRAACASTAMLVLGNLLHDPAFAWAAIGAFWTCLADAAGSNRTRFASMMGFALLSTVCGGVTAFASGEGTVFAALAMLAFTTFGAFGRIWGAATSQVTILAATACVVMVDRPMHDLRGGMAFLGIYLAGCLFAVVLSLTVWRIHPFGTSRASLRAVYVRLADIAFDSARLLEQRAAPRQWATHAAKFRADARATLERSRQALANVPGSRMAGRETYDNLLALLTESEALFAYLIAVTGACEKNPDDARRARRTVRLLTGMGEVLRRIGAATNEAQWNRLADLQRRLRRLATRLESALMEPVALKSDFELVDFAPAYAQPLGWSDRAARLLTRTWSTLKANLSGQSVGLRHAARVGVTTTAGFLVIRALGLPFGYWATMATLLILQPSIAATWPRSIERAAGSIVGGVLAAGIGYAIHSPLGISLAVFPLVVATMALRPVSYSLFVLFLTPTFVLVADFATPGASEFAYAVTRLGNNVLGCVLALLATFYLWPTRERVDYRAYLSEAVRANLAYLRAALESPDRSEKEMERLRRAAGLGSNNAEEAIGRIRLEKLEDSMVDTVMLTVLSVLRKMAGTATQLRLSTNRRCMHDDLGAWLAAASADIEAALNRTLRPIRRDLPARDRLSSLEADAVGEIALLHRLLTERMREARG, from the coding sequence ATGCTGAATCGCAAGTCCAACCCTTCGTCGCCGCGCGGGTCGAGCCGCCTGGTTGCGAGCCTGTATGCGCTCGTCACCGCGATCTACCGCGGCCGGCCGGTATGGATGGTGTCGTTTTCGACAAGCGAGGCCAATCTGTCGGAAGGGCTGAGAGCCGCCTGTGCGTCCACCGCCATGCTGGTGCTAGGCAATCTGCTGCACGACCCAGCCTTCGCATGGGCTGCGATCGGCGCTTTCTGGACCTGTCTCGCAGACGCGGCCGGCTCGAATCGCACACGCTTCGCCTCGATGATGGGCTTTGCGCTTCTGTCGACCGTGTGCGGTGGCGTGACCGCCTTCGCGTCAGGCGAGGGGACGGTATTCGCTGCGCTCGCCATGCTGGCATTCACGACGTTCGGCGCGTTCGGCAGGATCTGGGGCGCCGCGACATCGCAGGTGACGATTCTCGCGGCGACCGCTTGTGTCGTGATGGTCGACCGGCCGATGCACGACCTTCGGGGAGGCATGGCGTTTCTCGGCATCTACCTGGCCGGATGCCTGTTTGCCGTCGTGCTGAGCTTGACCGTCTGGCGCATTCATCCGTTCGGCACGAGCCGCGCTTCGCTGCGTGCGGTGTATGTGCGGCTGGCCGACATCGCATTCGACAGCGCGCGCCTGCTCGAACAGCGCGCGGCCCCTCGCCAGTGGGCCACGCATGCCGCGAAATTTCGCGCCGATGCGCGGGCAACGCTTGAGCGCTCGCGCCAGGCGCTTGCGAACGTGCCTGGCTCAAGAATGGCCGGCCGGGAAACCTACGACAATCTCCTCGCCCTGCTGACCGAAAGTGAGGCGCTCTTTGCGTACCTGATTGCGGTCACCGGCGCCTGCGAAAAAAACCCGGACGACGCACGCCGCGCCAGACGTACGGTTCGACTGCTGACCGGGATGGGCGAGGTCCTGCGCAGAATCGGCGCGGCCACCAACGAAGCGCAATGGAACCGTCTCGCCGACCTGCAACGCCGTTTGCGGCGCCTCGCGACGCGGCTCGAATCCGCGCTGATGGAACCGGTGGCGCTCAAGTCCGACTTCGAACTGGTCGATTTCGCGCCGGCGTATGCCCAACCGTTGGGGTGGTCGGACCGTGCCGCCAGACTGCTGACGCGGACGTGGTCGACCCTCAAGGCGAACCTCTCGGGCCAGTCGGTCGGCTTGCGCCACGCCGCTCGCGTGGGCGTGACGACGACGGCGGGCTTTCTGGTCATACGGGCGCTTGGGCTTCCCTTCGGCTACTGGGCAACCATGGCGACGCTGCTGATTCTGCAGCCGTCCATTGCCGCGACCTGGCCAAGAAGTATCGAGCGCGCTGCCGGAAGCATCGTCGGGGGCGTGCTGGCGGCGGGCATCGGCTATGCGATTCATTCGCCGCTCGGCATTTCATTGGCGGTCTTTCCGCTGGTGGTGGCCACGATGGCACTGCGTCCCGTCAGCTACAGCCTCTTCGTTCTGTTCCTGACGCCGACCTTTGTGCTCGTGGCCGACTTCGCGACGCCAGGCGCCAGCGAATTCGCCTACGCGGTGACGCGGCTCGGCAACAATGTGCTTGGCTGTGTGTTGGCGTTGCTGGCCACGTTCTATCTATGGCCGACGCGGGAAAGAGTCGACTATCGCGCCTATCTGAGCGAGGCGGTGCGGGCCAATCTCGCGTATCTGAGGGCGGCACTGGAGTCGCCGGACCGAAGCGAGAAGGAGATGGAACGCTTGCGCCGAGCCGCTGGCCTCGGCAGCAATAACGCTGAGGAGGCAATCGGCCGCATTCGACTCGAAAAGCTCGAGGACTCGATGGTCGACACGGTGATGCTGACGGTGCTGAGCGTGCTGCGGAAAATGGCGGGAACCGCGACTCAACTGCGCTTGAGTACAAACCGGCGCTGCATGCACGATGACCTTGGCGCTTGGCTTGCAGCCGCGAGTGCCGACATCGAGGCGGCATTGAATCGAACCCTGCGGCCGATCCGGCGCGATCTGCCTGCGCGAGACAGGCTCTCGTCACTGGAGGCGGATGCGGTGGGGGAAATTGCGCTATTGCATCGACTGCTGACTGAGCGGATGCGGGAGGCCAGGGGGTAG
- a CDS encoding PAAR domain-containing protein: protein MMAQRFDILAGDTTTAGGTVCPKSRADMMDGRAVAYEGDPVWCPECETTGWILGVGERPPDHGPDGRKSALSWDWCVCECDPKPLLIASQKRSDIRT from the coding sequence ATGATGGCTCAGCGATTCGATATTCTTGCGGGCGATACGACCACGGCGGGGGGAACGGTCTGCCCGAAATCGCGGGCTGACATGATGGATGGCCGCGCGGTAGCGTATGAAGGTGATCCCGTATGGTGTCCGGAATGCGAGACAACTGGCTGGATTCTTGGCGTGGGTGAGCGCCCGCCGGACCATGGGCCGGACGGACGCAAGTCGGCGTTGAGTTGGGACTGGTGCGTGTGCGAATGTGACCCAAAGCCGTTGCTGATCGCTTCACAGAAGCGGTCGGACATCCGCACCTAG
- a CDS encoding lysozyme inhibitor LprI family protein, with amino-acid sequence MLRSIGGYDYPPHENANPVSDYRLITDAKKPVRVFSLSCGKDLWQGDLGVSYPELGKLAIRGAWMAFTSDDRLYLRWRDETVLLLNKITKDAPEKASFDCAKASNNTEREICSSRELSGFDRSISDAYMRLLNQTQDAGENEKIIADDQHKWIKKRNTCNSDKKCILSLMKFRLQFLVDQSRT; translated from the coding sequence ATGCTTCGCAGCATCGGCGGATATGATTACCCGCCGCACGAGAATGCAAATCCGGTTAGCGACTACAGGTTAATTACTGATGCGAAAAAGCCGGTTAGAGTATTTAGCCTAAGTTGCGGAAAAGATTTGTGGCAAGGGGACTTAGGTGTTTCATATCCCGAACTGGGGAAATTGGCAATACGGGGGGCATGGATGGCTTTTACCTCTGACGACAGATTGTATTTGCGGTGGCGCGACGAAACAGTTTTGTTGCTAAACAAAATCACAAAAGACGCACCGGAAAAAGCATCATTCGATTGCGCAAAGGCAAGCAATAACACAGAGCGAGAAATATGTAGCTCACGCGAACTAAGTGGCTTCGATAGAAGTATCAGTGACGCATACATGCGACTTCTCAATCAGACGCAGGATGCAGGTGAAAACGAGAAAATTATCGCAGACGATCAGCACAAATGGATAAAAAAACGAAATACATGCAACTCTGACAAAAAATGCATCTTGAGCCTGATGAAATTTCGACTTCAGTTCCTTGTCGATCAGAGTCGAACTTGA
- a CDS encoding glycoside hydrolase family protein, with amino-acid sequence MTSPQTFYQALAGMEDGFFPLGVNGFPHGGIHLNNSVGMFETKDGVRCIADGYIVAYKIDDAYPHLQFKDGKWAMYSTGFVLVRHTLTLPPAPNSTGVQPADESQDIYSLYMHTADWANYLADEKLKRPWWWLDVNAFRVQNRDHQMAPPEGGTTGAAGALVWTEPKAGKKAGSFTAGEQVGFLPEGSEVIISETRGQWVRIKTITAGHMISPVNGGYFGWEDQNVPWKSEADSAKVTPKDDWGWLYKPNLHGIKEPDPVGLVVIPPKPAFVKAGTSLGQIGEYHDYERATPLPPAPKRQLLHLEVFADDGFSAFLDKSRARSAHLPVDQRTLLVINVGAKLVKDIPPADCKLCDWHPLYRADVTPDSPASGPWVKVQPRYNDSTTALLMPGGPPVWIEREKLATATATTPAWSQFPLSLQKVADPANAFMLVYPRSQLDGLSARDKAVDDGKTQWWRVKFGNADGHTATGWVRERDHPGTQWQSPWAWPGFERVDATGIDLADAFRRNLVLTGVADWKEQKEFAPSITAVNGSPLLQKLEQTISKLAPPPGYGAGSKPKQENPAGKVTATAMQAAMRTPWLAQALSHVILRYESEWGGDMSRWDAITPLMRNAKDNWLVELQRIRKLQWWNAVKGKIAGFPASATVLHIHPIALTANFMSAGSAKSISEDGIFFIFKQEALAGVTNRLHWPGGNSGVTLGAGYDMKARSAESIVSDMKSIGVNDAAAHAISAAAGLSGHAALDFCKKNLGLVNLSDEKQVDLLRKTVPAYEKMVIKAIKIDLLKHEFDALVSYAYNPGGGWASVTNFINHINIEQAMNNIKKYTTSGGVAFDGLVKRRADEVTLYTTGRYEFHGDPLPPRQ; translated from the coding sequence GTGACCAGCCCGCAGACCTTCTATCAGGCACTGGCCGGAATGGAAGACGGCTTTTTCCCGCTGGGGGTCAATGGGTTTCCGCACGGTGGTATCCACCTGAACAACAGCGTCGGTATGTTCGAGACAAAGGACGGCGTGCGTTGCATCGCTGACGGATATATCGTCGCCTACAAGATCGATGACGCCTATCCGCACCTTCAATTCAAGGACGGCAAGTGGGCCATGTATTCGACCGGGTTCGTGCTGGTACGCCATACGCTGACGCTGCCACCCGCGCCCAACAGCACGGGCGTACAGCCAGCTGACGAGTCACAAGATATCTACAGTCTCTACATGCACACGGCGGACTGGGCGAACTATCTGGCCGATGAGAAGCTGAAGCGCCCGTGGTGGTGGCTGGATGTTAACGCGTTCCGCGTTCAAAACAGGGATCATCAGATGGCCCCGCCCGAGGGAGGCACGACCGGGGCGGCTGGCGCGCTTGTCTGGACGGAGCCGAAGGCGGGTAAGAAGGCCGGAAGCTTCACGGCGGGCGAACAGGTCGGCTTCTTGCCTGAAGGCAGCGAGGTCATCATCAGCGAGACGCGCGGCCAGTGGGTACGCATCAAGACCATCACCGCGGGTCATATGATCAGTCCGGTCAATGGCGGCTATTTCGGATGGGAAGACCAGAATGTGCCGTGGAAAAGTGAAGCCGATAGCGCGAAAGTCACGCCTAAAGACGACTGGGGCTGGCTGTACAAGCCGAACCTGCACGGGATCAAGGAACCGGACCCGGTAGGGCTGGTGGTGATTCCCCCGAAGCCAGCATTCGTCAAAGCCGGAACGTCGCTCGGCCAGATCGGTGAGTATCACGATTACGAGCGCGCGACGCCGCTGCCACCTGCGCCGAAGCGCCAGCTTTTGCATCTTGAAGTATTCGCCGACGATGGTTTCAGCGCGTTTCTGGACAAAAGCCGCGCGCGGTCGGCGCACCTACCCGTCGATCAGCGGACACTTCTGGTGATAAATGTGGGTGCAAAACTGGTGAAAGACATCCCTCCGGCGGATTGCAAGTTGTGCGACTGGCATCCCCTGTATCGGGCTGATGTGACACCGGACAGTCCGGCAAGCGGTCCCTGGGTTAAGGTGCAACCGCGATATAACGACTCGACCACGGCCCTGCTTATGCCCGGGGGGCCACCTGTATGGATTGAGCGCGAGAAGCTCGCAACCGCAACGGCCACAACACCAGCCTGGAGCCAGTTCCCGCTTAGCCTGCAAAAGGTGGCCGACCCGGCAAACGCATTTATGCTGGTGTATCCGCGCAGTCAACTCGACGGATTGAGCGCACGGGACAAGGCTGTTGACGACGGCAAGACACAATGGTGGCGTGTGAAGTTTGGCAATGCAGACGGACACACAGCTACGGGCTGGGTCCGCGAAAGGGATCATCCCGGTACACAGTGGCAAAGTCCGTGGGCATGGCCTGGCTTTGAGAGGGTCGACGCCACCGGTATCGATCTCGCGGATGCCTTCAGGCGCAACTTGGTCCTCACCGGTGTGGCGGACTGGAAGGAACAGAAGGAATTCGCGCCATCGATCACGGCAGTCAATGGCAGTCCGTTGTTGCAGAAACTAGAACAGACGATTTCAAAGCTGGCTCCCCCTCCGGGCTACGGCGCCGGTAGCAAGCCCAAACAGGAGAATCCTGCTGGCAAGGTCACGGCCACGGCCATGCAGGCCGCAATGCGCACACCATGGCTCGCGCAGGCGCTATCGCACGTGATCCTGCGCTACGAAAGCGAATGGGGCGGTGACATGTCGCGATGGGACGCAATTACGCCGCTGATGCGAAACGCAAAGGACAATTGGTTGGTCGAATTGCAGCGCATCCGCAAGCTGCAATGGTGGAACGCGGTGAAGGGCAAGATTGCAGGTTTTCCTGCCAGCGCAACGGTGCTGCATATTCATCCGATTGCACTGACCGCGAATTTCATGTCGGCAGGAAGCGCGAAGTCAATCTCCGAAGACGGGATTTTTTTCATATTTAAACAAGAGGCACTTGCTGGGGTCACCAATAGACTTCACTGGCCTGGCGGTAACAGCGGGGTAACCTTAGGTGCCGGTTATGACATGAAAGCGCGTTCGGCCGAGAGTATCGTTAGTGATATGAAGTCTATTGGCGTGAATGATGCGGCAGCACACGCAATCTCTGCCGCTGCTGGACTTAGCGGGCACGCCGCGCTCGATTTCTGCAAGAAAAACCTCGGCCTTGTCAATCTTAGCGATGAAAAACAGGTTGATCTGCTCAGGAAAACCGTACCTGCTTACGAAAAAATGGTCATCAAAGCAATAAAAATCGACCTTCTGAAACATGAATTCGATGCGCTCGTTAGTTACGCCTACAACCCGGGTGGAGGATGGGCGAGCGTAACAAATTTTATAAATCACATAAACATTGAGCAAGCAATGAATAACATAAAAAAATACACTACATCGGGCGGCGTCGCATTCGATGGACTTGTAAAAAGGCGGGCCGACGAGGTTACTCTGTACACCACAGGCAGATACGAATTTCACGGCGACCCGCTCCCGCCCCGTCAGTAA